The following are encoded in a window of Sinorhizobium sojae CCBAU 05684 genomic DNA:
- a CDS encoding HAD-IIB family hydrolase: MTTRPVRLLASDLDGTLLGNEAAAERFSRRWHALNRDERPLLVYNSARTADDMLSLVEARILPRPDYVIGGVGTVIADMFIPGPLQAFIEELGPPFESQAIAAVMDSIMGAAPQPQSHQLPHKKSWHLPEAAEATIREIAMLFAAAGLDVKLVYSSRRDLDILPPAGGKGSALGWICRRLSIPLDEVVVAGDSGNDREVFEMPHVRGVVVANALSELRDAASLHRRHFLASSCHADGVIEGLRHWGVLR; this comes from the coding sequence ATGACGACCCGGCCGGTAAGGCTGCTAGCCTCCGATCTAGATGGAACGCTGCTCGGCAACGAGGCGGCGGCCGAACGCTTCTCACGCCGCTGGCATGCGCTGAACCGAGACGAGCGGCCGCTCCTCGTCTATAACAGCGCGCGCACCGCTGACGACATGCTGTCTCTCGTCGAAGCAAGGATTCTGCCGAGGCCAGACTACGTGATCGGCGGTGTCGGCACGGTGATTGCCGACATGTTCATACCGGGCCCGCTCCAGGCTTTCATCGAGGAACTTGGCCCTCCTTTCGAGTCGCAAGCGATCGCTGCCGTCATGGACTCGATCATGGGCGCCGCTCCTCAGCCGCAATCGCACCAGCTCCCTCATAAGAAAAGCTGGCATCTGCCTGAGGCCGCGGAAGCGACAATCCGCGAGATCGCCATGCTCTTCGCCGCCGCAGGACTGGATGTGAAGCTTGTCTATTCCAGTCGCCGCGACCTCGACATCCTGCCACCGGCCGGCGGAAAGGGCAGCGCGCTCGGCTGGATCTGCCGTCGGTTATCGATCCCCCTCGACGAGGTCGTTGTCGCCGGAGACAGTGGCAACGACCGGGAGGTGTTCGAGATGCCCCATGTCCGCGGCGTCGTGGTCGCCAATGCACTTTCCGAACTCCGCGACGCGGCATCGCTCCACCGCCGGCACTTTCTGGCATCGAGTTGCCATGCGGATGGCGTTATCGAAGGCCTGAGACATTGGGGCGTGCTGCGATGA
- a CDS encoding SulP family inorganic anion transporter, producing MPDTMVPKTFSVFAEGYDLARLKADAFAGLTVAIVALPLSMAIAIASGVTPDRGLYTAIIGGFLVSLLGGSRVQIGGPAGAFIVLVAATVTRHGVDGLLLATAMSGLMLVAAGYLRLGQYIKLIPYPVTVGFTAGIAVIIFASQLRDLFGLTLTGAEPGAIVDKVVELARAADTVNWASVLTAALTIGVILALRRARPHWPGMLIAVAAASVGVALLQLPAETIGTRFGGIPPGLPLPALPPLSLDKLVAVFPDAVSFALLGAIESLLSAVVADGMTGRRHRSSIELIAQGLANICSALFGGICVTGTIARTATNVRAGGTSPVSGMLHAVFLLLFMLLAAPLASYIPLAALAGVLSIVAWNMIEKPAFMALLRSSYGDAVVLLATFLIVVFRELTEGIVIGFALGAVLFIDRMAKSISVGETTPLALVKPGNGEKEHPVVADDPNTVIYRISGIFFFGSAATVGTVLDRIADQRRNFILDCSEVPFMDSTAANVIEGTLRKAERSGVRFIITGARSQVRRTLYQHHVRPPRVLMRASVPAALESIRAEKTA from the coding sequence ATGCCCGATACCATGGTTCCGAAAACTTTCAGCGTCTTTGCCGAGGGCTATGATCTTGCGCGGCTGAAAGCTGATGCCTTTGCCGGCCTGACGGTCGCCATCGTCGCCCTGCCGCTTTCGATGGCGATCGCCATCGCTTCTGGGGTCACGCCCGATCGCGGGCTCTACACGGCAATCATCGGCGGTTTCCTCGTCTCGCTTCTCGGCGGCAGCCGCGTGCAGATCGGCGGGCCGGCCGGCGCTTTCATCGTGCTGGTCGCTGCGACGGTGACGCGACACGGCGTTGACGGTCTCCTGTTGGCAACCGCCATGAGCGGTCTGATGCTGGTCGCCGCCGGCTATTTGCGGCTTGGACAATACATCAAGCTCATTCCCTATCCGGTCACCGTCGGCTTCACCGCCGGAATTGCCGTGATCATCTTTGCAAGTCAGCTGCGCGATCTCTTCGGCTTGACCCTGACAGGAGCCGAGCCAGGCGCCATCGTCGACAAGGTCGTCGAGCTTGCCCGGGCGGCCGACACGGTCAACTGGGCGTCCGTACTGACCGCGGCCCTGACGATCGGCGTCATCCTCGCGCTCCGGCGAGCAAGGCCTCATTGGCCCGGCATGTTGATCGCGGTTGCCGCGGCGTCGGTCGGCGTCGCTCTGCTGCAATTGCCGGCAGAAACGATCGGCACGCGTTTCGGCGGAATTCCGCCGGGTCTGCCGCTGCCCGCCCTGCCACCGCTTTCGCTGGACAAGTTGGTCGCCGTTTTCCCGGACGCCGTTTCCTTTGCCCTTCTCGGAGCGATCGAGTCTCTGCTTTCGGCGGTGGTCGCCGACGGCATGACCGGCCGCAGACACCGTTCAAGCATCGAGCTGATCGCGCAAGGGCTCGCGAATATCTGCTCGGCCCTGTTCGGTGGAATCTGCGTGACCGGCACCATCGCGCGAACGGCGACGAACGTGCGCGCCGGCGGCACGAGCCCGGTCTCGGGCATGCTGCACGCGGTCTTTCTTCTTCTCTTCATGTTGCTGGCGGCGCCGCTCGCAAGCTATATCCCGCTTGCCGCACTTGCCGGGGTACTCTCCATCGTCGCCTGGAACATGATCGAGAAGCCGGCCTTCATGGCGCTGTTGCGATCCTCCTATGGCGACGCGGTAGTCCTCCTCGCCACCTTCCTGATCGTCGTTTTCCGCGAGTTGACGGAAGGCATCGTGATCGGCTTCGCCCTTGGCGCCGTCCTGTTCATCGATCGCATGGCAAAGAGCATCTCTGTCGGCGAGACCACGCCCCTGGCACTTGTGAAGCCGGGAAATGGTGAGAAGGAGCATCCGGTCGTCGCAGACGACCCCAATACAGTCATCTACCGCATCTCCGGCATCTTCTTCTTCGGCTCCGCTGCCACCGTCGGCACCGTTCTCGATCGCATCGCCGACCAGCGCCGGAATTTCATTCTCGACTGCTCCGAAGTCCCCTTCATGGATTCGACGGCTGCCAATGTCATCGAAGGGACGCTCCGGAAGGCGGAACGAAGCGGCGTGCGCTTCATCATCACCGGAGCCAGGTCGCAGGTCCGCCG